A DNA window from Anastrepha obliqua isolate idAnaObli1 chromosome 5, idAnaObli1_1.0, whole genome shotgun sequence contains the following coding sequences:
- the LOC129247365 gene encoding uncharacterized protein LOC129247365, with protein sequence MIYSDNETVDENQPPASTSAFESVPKHLRSRYWNSFEELRLVELWRLHAAEVTTLKKNIPVFRIISEGMREYGFLVNSQEVRRKINNFKNKYIAERRRMELGDDKSPSDWRLFPLVHCLLAPRQKNQLLTHQQLILEQLFSKIPVDLLNKELPVLEALSDPTTQPPKAIPYAPRSKDVTLVPPMPQRFQPYPKSFSHQSSYLLRLSFTKERLTQIRVDNSIMSDQRDAALKQLKFEESSFKALESFLMNWQKKHECLLERL encoded by the exons ATGATCTACTCTGACAATGAAACGGTTGACGAAAACCAGCCACCAGCTTCAACCTCCGCCTTCGAATCAGTACCAAAACATCTACGATCGCGTTACTGGAACAGCTTTGAGGAATTGCGTTTAGTGGAACTATGGCGTTTGCATGCCGCCGAAGTGACGACGTTGAAGAAAAACATACCCGTATTCCGTATCATATCAGAGGGTATGCGCGAGTATGGCTTCCTAGTAAATTCGCAGGAGGTGCGGCGTAAAATtaacaatttcaaaaacaagtacat CGCTGAACGACGCCGCATGGAATTAGGCGATGATAAAAGCCCCAGTGATTGGCGACTATTTCCCTTAGTGCATTGCTTGTTGGCACCGCGGCAAAAGAATCAACTGCTTACACATCAACAAtta ATTTTGGAACAACTATTCTCAAAAATACCAGTAGATTTGCTGAACAAAGAACTGCCTGTGTTGGAAGCACTAAGCGATCCAACAACACAGCCACCAAAAGCAATTCCTTATGCGCCTAGATCAAAGGATGTAACCTTGGTACCACCGATGCCGCAAAGATTCCAGCCATATCCTAAAAGTTTCAGTCATCAATCAAGCTATTTGTTGCGACTCAGTTTTACAAAAGAAAGACTAACACAAATACGTGTAGATAACAGTATAATGTCTGATCAGCGCGACGCAGCATTAAAGCAACTAAAATTCGAGGAGAGTTCATTTAAAGCATTAGAGAGTTTTCTTATGAACTGGCAAAAGAAACACGAGTGTTTATTAGAGCGTTTATAA
- the LOC129247364 gene encoding prolactin regulatory element-binding protein isoform X1, whose translation MAPTRRPSDGLLARVNFPLYAIEMLTSRHVLVAGGGGSAKTGVANGFEIYEIYHNGTHFCAEEVVRHETGANVVMNFAVRNDGRRSYLCAGQESHCQLYFVNPRIVYEGQDEATATGTEEKRQKGNAVAEHVNENGVRRRPTVAGPQGSGVQDLPNGHAMGASKKDADKNANLKRIRFDIKACDSVQTDFLTSEPLQRVVRISPNGRLMATGGTDGHLRVWSFPQMIQCSDVASHSKEIDDLDFSPDSKYVVTISKDGKGLVWDLASMKQHSQLKWATPEGSKYLYKRCRYGTIEAQRDKYRLFTITNPFGKVGKQRGFLQQWDCISGQLRNAVQIDESLASLAVRDDGRFVAVGSMFTGTVSIYIAFSLQRVLHIPSAHSMFVTGLQFLPITNEEGPPISSDTEAAVLSISVDNKVCIHSLQQRRTIPAWVAILLIIVVLFGAFVFCSYVGI comes from the exons ATGGCACCAACACGACGACCCAGCGATGGTTTGTTGGCGAGAGTAAATTTTCCACTTTATGCCATTGAAATGCTGACCAGCCGCCATGTACTGGTTGCAGGCGGTGGTGGTTCAGCTAAAACAGGCGTAGCAAATGGCTTT GAAATCTACGAAATCTATCACAATGGCACGCATTTTTGCGCGGAAGAGGTGGTGCGACACGAAACCGGTGCCAATGTGGTTATGAATTTTGCCGTGCGCAATGATGGACGACGTTCATATTTGTGCGCAGGCCAAGAGTCACACTGTCAATTATACTTCGTCAATCCGCGCATAGTGTATGAGGGGCAAGATGAGGCGACAGCAACAGGTACAGAGGAGAAACGACAAAAAGGTAATGCTGTAGCGGAACATGTAAACGAAAATGGTGTACGTAGACGGCCCACAGTTGCAGGACCACAAGGATCGGGTGTGCAAGATCTGCCAAATGGGCATGCTATGGGTGCCTCGAAAAAAGATGCCGATAAAAATGCCAATTTGAAGCGCATACGTTTTGATATCAAAGCGTGCGATTCGGTGCAAACCGATTTCCTAACATCCGAACCGCTACAACGGGTTGTGCGCATCAGCCCAAATGGACGTTTGATGGCGACCGGCGGTACAGATGGTCATTTGCGAGTATGGTCGTTTCCACAAATGATACAGTGCAGTGATGTTGC CTCCCATTCGAAGGAAATCGATGATTTAGACTTTAGTCCCGACTCGAAGTATGTTGTTACCATTTCGAAAGATGGCAAAGGTTTGGTGTGGGATCTAGCGAGCATGAAACAACATAGCCAGCTTAAATGGGCTACACCAGAGGGTTCCAAATATCTGTATAAACGCTGTCGGTATGGCACCATCGAGGCGCAACGTGATAAATATCGACTCTTCACAATTACTAATCCCTTCGGGAAGGTAGGTAAGCAGCGAGGTTTTCTACAGCAATGGGACTGCATTAGCGGGCAGCTAAGGAATGCAGTGCAAATCGATGAGAGTCTAGCATCGTTGGCTGTGCGTGACGATGGGCGTTTTGTGGCGGTGGGCAGCATGTTTACGGGTACCGTTTCCATCTACATTGCTTTCAGTTTGcag CGCGTCCTACACATTCCTAGTGCGCATTCGATGTTCGTGACCGGTTTACAATTCTTACCCATTACAAACGAAGAGGGACCGCCAATTTCAAGCGATACCGAAGCGGCGGTGCTTTCTATATCCGTTGACAATAAAGTATGCATTCATAGTCTGCAGCAACGAC gtaCGATACCCGCTTGGGTAGCAATACTACTCATAATTGTCGTGCTGTTTGGCGCCTTTGTATTTTGCTCATACGTAGGCATttag
- the LOC129247364 gene encoding prolactin regulatory element-binding protein isoform X3, which produces MAPTRRPSDGLLARVNFPLYAIEMLTSRHVLVAGGGGSAKTGVANGFEIYEIYHNGTHFCAEEVVRHETGANVVMNFAVRNDGRRSYLCAGQESHCQLYFVNPRIVYEGQDEATATGTEEKRQKGPQGSGVQDLPNGHAMGASKKDADKNANLKRIRFDIKACDSVQTDFLTSEPLQRVVRISPNGRLMATGGTDGHLRVWSFPQMIQCSDVASHSKEIDDLDFSPDSKYVVTISKDGKGLVWDLASMKQHSQLKWATPEGSKYLYKRCRYGTIEAQRDKYRLFTITNPFGKVGKQRGFLQQWDCISGQLRNAVQIDESLASLAVRDDGRFVAVGSMFTGTVSIYIAFSLQRVLHIPSAHSMFVTGLQFLPITNEEGPPISSDTEAAVLSISVDNKVCIHSLQQRRTIPAWVAILLIIVVLFGAFVFCSYVGI; this is translated from the exons ATGGCACCAACACGACGACCCAGCGATGGTTTGTTGGCGAGAGTAAATTTTCCACTTTATGCCATTGAAATGCTGACCAGCCGCCATGTACTGGTTGCAGGCGGTGGTGGTTCAGCTAAAACAGGCGTAGCAAATGGCTTT GAAATCTACGAAATCTATCACAATGGCACGCATTTTTGCGCGGAAGAGGTGGTGCGACACGAAACCGGTGCCAATGTGGTTATGAATTTTGCCGTGCGCAATGATGGACGACGTTCATATTTGTGCGCAGGCCAAGAGTCACACTGTCAATTATACTTCGTCAATCCGCGCATAGTGTATGAGGGGCAAGATGAGGCGACAGCAACAGGTACAGAGGAGAAACGACAAAAAG GACCACAAGGATCGGGTGTGCAAGATCTGCCAAATGGGCATGCTATGGGTGCCTCGAAAAAAGATGCCGATAAAAATGCCAATTTGAAGCGCATACGTTTTGATATCAAAGCGTGCGATTCGGTGCAAACCGATTTCCTAACATCCGAACCGCTACAACGGGTTGTGCGCATCAGCCCAAATGGACGTTTGATGGCGACCGGCGGTACAGATGGTCATTTGCGAGTATGGTCGTTTCCACAAATGATACAGTGCAGTGATGTTGC CTCCCATTCGAAGGAAATCGATGATTTAGACTTTAGTCCCGACTCGAAGTATGTTGTTACCATTTCGAAAGATGGCAAAGGTTTGGTGTGGGATCTAGCGAGCATGAAACAACATAGCCAGCTTAAATGGGCTACACCAGAGGGTTCCAAATATCTGTATAAACGCTGTCGGTATGGCACCATCGAGGCGCAACGTGATAAATATCGACTCTTCACAATTACTAATCCCTTCGGGAAGGTAGGTAAGCAGCGAGGTTTTCTACAGCAATGGGACTGCATTAGCGGGCAGCTAAGGAATGCAGTGCAAATCGATGAGAGTCTAGCATCGTTGGCTGTGCGTGACGATGGGCGTTTTGTGGCGGTGGGCAGCATGTTTACGGGTACCGTTTCCATCTACATTGCTTTCAGTTTGcag CGCGTCCTACACATTCCTAGTGCGCATTCGATGTTCGTGACCGGTTTACAATTCTTACCCATTACAAACGAAGAGGGACCGCCAATTTCAAGCGATACCGAAGCGGCGGTGCTTTCTATATCCGTTGACAATAAAGTATGCATTCATAGTCTGCAGCAACGAC gtaCGATACCCGCTTGGGTAGCAATACTACTCATAATTGTCGTGCTGTTTGGCGCCTTTGTATTTTGCTCATACGTAGGCATttag
- the LOC129247364 gene encoding prolactin regulatory element-binding protein isoform X2 has protein sequence MAPTRRPSDGLLARVNFPLYAIEMLTSRHVLVAGGGGSAKTGVANGFEIYEIYHNGTHFCAEEVVRHETGANVVMNFAVRNDGRRSYLCAGQESHCQLYFVNPRIVYEGQDEATATGTEEKRQKVAGPQGSGVQDLPNGHAMGASKKDADKNANLKRIRFDIKACDSVQTDFLTSEPLQRVVRISPNGRLMATGGTDGHLRVWSFPQMIQCSDVASHSKEIDDLDFSPDSKYVVTISKDGKGLVWDLASMKQHSQLKWATPEGSKYLYKRCRYGTIEAQRDKYRLFTITNPFGKVGKQRGFLQQWDCISGQLRNAVQIDESLASLAVRDDGRFVAVGSMFTGTVSIYIAFSLQRVLHIPSAHSMFVTGLQFLPITNEEGPPISSDTEAAVLSISVDNKVCIHSLQQRRTIPAWVAILLIIVVLFGAFVFCSYVGI, from the exons ATGGCACCAACACGACGACCCAGCGATGGTTTGTTGGCGAGAGTAAATTTTCCACTTTATGCCATTGAAATGCTGACCAGCCGCCATGTACTGGTTGCAGGCGGTGGTGGTTCAGCTAAAACAGGCGTAGCAAATGGCTTT GAAATCTACGAAATCTATCACAATGGCACGCATTTTTGCGCGGAAGAGGTGGTGCGACACGAAACCGGTGCCAATGTGGTTATGAATTTTGCCGTGCGCAATGATGGACGACGTTCATATTTGTGCGCAGGCCAAGAGTCACACTGTCAATTATACTTCGTCAATCCGCGCATAGTGTATGAGGGGCAAGATGAGGCGACAGCAACAGGTACAGAGGAGAAACGACAAAAAG TTGCAGGACCACAAGGATCGGGTGTGCAAGATCTGCCAAATGGGCATGCTATGGGTGCCTCGAAAAAAGATGCCGATAAAAATGCCAATTTGAAGCGCATACGTTTTGATATCAAAGCGTGCGATTCGGTGCAAACCGATTTCCTAACATCCGAACCGCTACAACGGGTTGTGCGCATCAGCCCAAATGGACGTTTGATGGCGACCGGCGGTACAGATGGTCATTTGCGAGTATGGTCGTTTCCACAAATGATACAGTGCAGTGATGTTGC CTCCCATTCGAAGGAAATCGATGATTTAGACTTTAGTCCCGACTCGAAGTATGTTGTTACCATTTCGAAAGATGGCAAAGGTTTGGTGTGGGATCTAGCGAGCATGAAACAACATAGCCAGCTTAAATGGGCTACACCAGAGGGTTCCAAATATCTGTATAAACGCTGTCGGTATGGCACCATCGAGGCGCAACGTGATAAATATCGACTCTTCACAATTACTAATCCCTTCGGGAAGGTAGGTAAGCAGCGAGGTTTTCTACAGCAATGGGACTGCATTAGCGGGCAGCTAAGGAATGCAGTGCAAATCGATGAGAGTCTAGCATCGTTGGCTGTGCGTGACGATGGGCGTTTTGTGGCGGTGGGCAGCATGTTTACGGGTACCGTTTCCATCTACATTGCTTTCAGTTTGcag CGCGTCCTACACATTCCTAGTGCGCATTCGATGTTCGTGACCGGTTTACAATTCTTACCCATTACAAACGAAGAGGGACCGCCAATTTCAAGCGATACCGAAGCGGCGGTGCTTTCTATATCCGTTGACAATAAAGTATGCATTCATAGTCTGCAGCAACGAC gtaCGATACCCGCTTGGGTAGCAATACTACTCATAATTGTCGTGCTGTTTGGCGCCTTTGTATTTTGCTCATACGTAGGCATttag